The following proteins are co-located in the Parafrankia discariae genome:
- a CDS encoding C2 family cysteine protease produces MLRRVAAASLSLLAPVLALDDDETWRSPWQRRCHGRIDEWASALAAGARAARDQAARLDLLAAQGARGAVVPGPAAPSGPRPSAPPVPAGWGRPPAGPGSTVVGVAFSPERLAELARRLRRAADDAARLAAEVRRIVPALPGDTGGALVVAGPCQGLDQVAAEAPDLADAIAGRLTYAASGGSAGFAGSGGSVMTAASGGRGADVAPTVTGLAASIGADPFRLDLRELSELATRLGQLGPAELRAVVGGLRGRPLEVLAAAVRIAPTRAELRTLGLLPAVLAVGDLLLRGAPASMVAEIARLFPGLEPPVGGRYGPWEYTVGHPPSTGDLTMHDRGRDPLWASGVTPSDVGQGAVGDCYLLAALIGIARADPGLLRRNLRENPNGTVSVTVHLPSGAVPVTVTRSLPVRAGAGQEIAADGDNPAGEPELWAALYEKAYARMAGSYARLEGGDPATAMEYLTGTTAVRRSPSAVTVGELAARLAAGGVVTVVTRSDLPPDSGLVPNHAYAVLGADARTGRVLLCNPWDQTGTDDRLDWHDWDGLEPALGGVQWASTRRGPPAR; encoded by the coding sequence GTGTTACGCCGGGTCGCGGCGGCGAGCCTGTCGCTGCTCGCGCCGGTACTCGCCCTGGACGACGACGAGACCTGGCGGTCGCCGTGGCAGCGCCGCTGCCACGGCCGCATCGACGAGTGGGCGTCCGCGCTCGCGGCCGGGGCCCGCGCGGCGCGGGATCAGGCGGCGCGGCTGGATCTTCTCGCGGCTCAGGGCGCCCGGGGGGCCGTGGTACCCGGGCCGGCAGCGCCGAGCGGGCCACGTCCGTCCGCCCCGCCCGTCCCGGCTGGCTGGGGTCGGCCTCCGGCCGGCCCGGGTTCGACCGTGGTCGGCGTGGCCTTCTCTCCGGAGCGGCTCGCGGAGCTGGCCCGCCGGCTCCGCCGCGCCGCGGACGACGCGGCCCGGCTCGCGGCCGAGGTGCGGCGCATCGTGCCCGCCCTGCCCGGTGACACGGGCGGCGCCCTGGTGGTGGCCGGGCCATGCCAGGGCCTCGACCAGGTGGCGGCCGAGGCACCCGACCTGGCCGACGCCATCGCCGGCCGACTGACCTACGCCGCGTCCGGCGGTTCCGCAGGGTTCGCCGGGTCCGGCGGGTCTGTCATGACCGCCGCGTCCGGTGGGAGGGGCGCGGACGTGGCTCCTACCGTGACCGGGCTGGCCGCGTCCATCGGTGCGGACCCGTTCCGGCTCGACCTGCGTGAGCTGAGCGAGCTGGCGACCCGGCTGGGTCAGCTCGGCCCGGCCGAGCTGCGGGCGGTCGTCGGTGGGCTGCGGGGGCGCCCGCTGGAGGTGCTCGCCGCCGCGGTGCGCATCGCGCCCACCCGGGCGGAGCTGCGCACGCTGGGGCTTCTGCCGGCCGTCCTCGCCGTTGGCGACCTGCTCCTGCGTGGGGCGCCGGCGTCGATGGTGGCCGAGATCGCGCGGCTGTTCCCCGGCCTCGAACCGCCCGTCGGCGGGCGGTACGGGCCGTGGGAATACACCGTGGGGCATCCGCCGTCCACCGGTGACCTGACGATGCACGACCGCGGTCGTGATCCGCTCTGGGCGAGCGGTGTCACCCCGTCGGACGTCGGTCAGGGTGCGGTGGGGGACTGCTACCTCCTGGCCGCGCTCATCGGCATCGCGCGGGCCGATCCGGGCCTGCTGCGCCGCAACCTGCGGGAGAACCCGAACGGGACGGTCAGCGTCACCGTCCACCTCCCGAGCGGAGCGGTCCCGGTCACCGTCACCCGAAGCCTGCCGGTACGGGCGGGGGCCGGGCAGGAGATCGCGGCGGACGGGGACAACCCCGCGGGCGAGCCGGAGCTCTGGGCCGCTCTCTACGAGAAGGCCTACGCGCGGATGGCCGGCAGCTATGCGCGTCTTGAGGGCGGCGACCCCGCCACCGCGATGGAGTACCTGACCGGCACCACCGCGGTCCGCCGCTCGCCGTCCGCTGTGACCGTGGGCGAACTCGCCGCCAGGCTGGCGGCAGGTGGGGTGGTGACCGTGGTGACACGCTCGGATCTTCCGCCGGACTCTGGGCTGGTGCCCAACCACGCCTACGCGGTGTTGGGGGCGGACGCGCGGACGGGCCGGGTCCTGCTCTGCAACCCGTGGGATCAGACCGGCACCGACGACCGGCTGGACTGGCATGACTGGGACGGCCTGGAGCCGGCGCTGGGGGGCGTCCAGTGGGCTTCGACCCGCCGCGGTCCGCCGGCTCGTTGA
- a CDS encoding universal stress protein produces the protein MTDGALTGIEAARTSERTARPATERHREPTHGTATDIVVGIDGSPGAAVALAWAVTEAGRRGLRVRAVLGSCAGEQPTAVRRSADAVAGPHDEATLAFAASHVLHETIGAAPIPAGLEVLEEVVDAPGAEALLTAGRDAAMIVVGARGRGLLHRLRLGSVSTSVAVHSPVPVVVTRPPRSGDAEDPGTDGLAGAGSAAGDRLSAASAPGPGSPHRRPVVVGVDGSPNSLAALLWAAVAAALRGAPLHVVHGWLAAVSLPFAETSGEIVRAIEGQAQAVLDESVEQVLGPFTGDGPGEAGKPGESGEPGKPGEPGRPAGPAGSGAAVLRFDAPAPGSGKIEVCRQLVPASATRALLEASRDADLLVVGARGKGGFAELLLGSVSHQTMLHSAAPVAIIRA, from the coding sequence ATGACCGACGGCGCCCTTACCGGCATCGAGGCGGCACGGACCTCGGAACGAACCGCCCGTCCGGCGACCGAGCGGCACCGTGAGCCCACGCACGGTACGGCCACCGACATCGTGGTCGGGATCGACGGATCCCCCGGCGCCGCCGTGGCGTTGGCCTGGGCGGTCACCGAAGCCGGCCGACGCGGCCTGCGGGTGCGCGCCGTCCTCGGATCCTGCGCCGGTGAGCAGCCCACCGCCGTACGCAGATCCGCCGACGCGGTGGCGGGGCCGCACGACGAGGCCACCCTGGCCTTCGCCGCCAGCCATGTTCTGCACGAGACGATCGGTGCCGCGCCCATCCCCGCCGGACTCGAGGTCCTTGAGGAGGTGGTGGACGCCCCCGGCGCCGAGGCCCTGCTCACGGCTGGTCGGGACGCGGCGATGATCGTCGTGGGGGCGCGCGGGCGCGGGCTCCTGCACCGGTTGCGGCTCGGATCGGTCAGTACGTCCGTGGCCGTCCATTCCCCCGTTCCGGTAGTCGTCACGCGACCCCCCCGTTCGGGGGATGCCGAGGATCCCGGTACCGACGGCCTCGCCGGGGCCGGGTCAGCCGCCGGCGATCGGCTGAGCGCGGCGAGCGCGCCGGGACCGGGCTCGCCGCACCGACGGCCGGTGGTCGTCGGGGTCGACGGCTCACCCAACTCGCTGGCCGCCCTGCTGTGGGCCGCGGTCGCCGCGGCGCTGCGCGGGGCACCGCTGCATGTCGTCCACGGGTGGCTCGCCGCGGTCTCCCTGCCGTTCGCCGAGACGTCCGGGGAGATCGTGCGGGCGATCGAAGGCCAGGCGCAGGCCGTGCTGGACGAGTCCGTCGAACAGGTCCTCGGCCCGTTCACCGGCGACGGGCCCGGCGAGGCCGGAAAGCCCGGTGAGTCAGGCGAGCCCGGAAAGCCAGGCGAGCCCGGAAGGCCCGCCGGACCGGCCGGTTCCGGAGCCGCCGTGCTCCGGTTCGACGCTCCGGCACCCGGCTCCGGGAAGATCGAGGTCTGCCGTCAGCTGGTGCCCGCTTCGGCCACCCGGGCTCTCCTGGAGGCAAGCCGCGACGCCGACCTGCTGGTTGTCGGGGCTCGGGGCAAGGGCGGGTTCGCCGAGCTCCTCCTGGGCTCGGTCAGCCATCAGACGATGCTGCACTCCGCGGCCCCCGTCGCGATCATCCGGGCCTGA
- a CDS encoding FAD-dependent oxidoreductase translates to MGGDETERSGAGIEPRDDCDVLVIGSGFGGSVTALRLAEKGYRVTVVEAGRRFTPETLPKTSWDVRRYLWLPRLGCHGIQKITLLGRVLVLSGTAVGGGSVVYANTLYRPLDAFYDDAQWADIADWRAELGPFYDQAERMLGSTRNPSMTMADEVFRDVARDMGVGDTFRLTDVGVFFGRDGRREPGVTVPDPYFGGAGPARTGCVECGECMTGCRRGAKNTLDRNYLHLAEGLGARIVADTTVRSVRPDGHGGYEVETVRTGSRRRDARRWTAGQVVFAAGALGTQGLLLGMRERGHLPGISARVGHLTRTNSEAILGATRLRPDGRITRGVAITSSFYPNDHTHVEPVRYGRGSNLMAFLSSAMTDGGGSLPRWAKHLLLLVRRPHLALLALPWRWSERTMIALVMQSRDNSLTVTRRRGPFGTSWLTSRAGHGEPNPTWIPEGNQAARLVAERLGGHPGGAITELADIPLTAHILGGAVLAADPSRGVIDPYHRVFGHPGLHVVDGSAVPANLGVNPSLTITAMAERAMACWPNRGDTDPRPPLGTPYRRIAPVAPRNPAVPAEAPGHYEISALTSTNNDSRRDEVADGDQETPRKM, encoded by the coding sequence ATGGGCGGCGACGAGACCGAGCGGTCAGGCGCGGGCATCGAGCCTCGGGACGACTGCGACGTCCTGGTGATCGGCAGTGGGTTCGGAGGCAGCGTGACCGCGCTCCGCCTGGCCGAGAAGGGCTACCGCGTCACGGTCGTCGAGGCCGGCCGCCGGTTCACCCCGGAGACGCTGCCGAAGACGAGCTGGGACGTCCGCAGGTACCTGTGGTTGCCCCGTCTCGGCTGCCATGGGATCCAGAAGATCACCCTGCTCGGGCGGGTTCTGGTGCTCTCCGGAACAGCGGTCGGCGGTGGATCGGTCGTCTACGCGAACACGCTGTACCGGCCGCTGGACGCTTTCTACGACGATGCCCAGTGGGCGGACATCGCCGACTGGCGCGCCGAGCTCGGGCCGTTCTACGACCAGGCCGAGCGCATGCTCGGCTCCACCCGGAACCCGTCGATGACCATGGCGGACGAGGTCTTCCGGGACGTCGCGCGGGACATGGGCGTCGGTGACACCTTCCGGCTGACCGACGTGGGCGTGTTCTTCGGCCGCGACGGCCGGCGCGAACCGGGGGTGACGGTTCCCGATCCCTACTTCGGCGGTGCCGGCCCGGCCCGGACGGGCTGCGTCGAGTGCGGCGAGTGCATGACGGGATGCCGGCGCGGCGCGAAGAACACCCTGGACCGCAACTACCTCCACCTGGCCGAGGGGCTGGGCGCCCGCATCGTGGCGGACACGACCGTGCGTTCGGTGCGCCCCGACGGACACGGTGGCTACGAGGTCGAGACGGTGCGCACCGGCAGCCGGCGGCGGGACGCGCGGCGCTGGACGGCCGGCCAGGTCGTGTTCGCCGCGGGTGCCCTGGGAACCCAGGGTCTCCTGCTCGGCATGCGTGAGCGGGGGCACCTGCCCGGCATCTCCGCCCGGGTCGGCCATCTGACCAGGACGAACTCCGAGGCGATCCTGGGCGCGACCCGGCTGCGGCCGGACGGGCGGATCACCCGGGGGGTCGCGATCACGTCGTCCTTCTACCCGAACGATCACACGCACGTCGAACCAGTCCGTTACGGCCGGGGCAGCAACCTCATGGCGTTCCTGTCGAGCGCGATGACCGACGGCGGCGGTTCCCTGCCGCGCTGGGCGAAGCACCTGCTGCTGCTGGTCCGCCGTCCCCACCTGGCTCTGCTGGCCCTGCCGTGGCGGTGGTCGGAGCGAACCATGATCGCTCTCGTCATGCAGTCCCGGGACAACTCGCTCACCGTCACCCGGCGCCGTGGGCCGTTCGGGACGTCCTGGCTGACCAGTCGCGCGGGCCACGGGGAGCCCAATCCGACCTGGATACCAGAGGGCAACCAGGCGGCGCGGCTGGTCGCGGAGCGCCTGGGCGGCCATCCGGGAGGCGCGATCACCGAGCTGGCCGACATCCCGCTGACGGCGCACATCCTCGGCGGGGCGGTCCTGGCCGCTGATCCCAGCCGGGGCGTGATCGACCCTTATCACCGGGTCTTCGGCCATCCGGGCCTGCATGTCGTGGACGGCTCGGCGGTGCCGGCGAACCTCGGGGTGAACCCGTCCCTGACGATCACCGCGATGGCGGAGCGGGCGATGGCCTGCTGGCCGAACCGGGGCGACACCGACCCCCGCCCGCCGTTGGGAACGCCGTACCGGCGGATCGCGCCGGTGGCACCACGGAACCCGGCGGTACCGGCGGAGGCACCAGGGCACTACGAAATAAGTGCCCTGACCAGTACGAATAACGATTCGCGCCGGGATGAGGTCGCTGACGGAGACCAGGAGACTCCCCGCAAGATGTGA
- a CDS encoding MFS transporter has product MSTPPDAGTTPPPRGTAPGRFGLALLVICGAQLMIVLDATIVNVALPSMRDDLGISEVNLPWVLNAYTLAFGGLLMLGARAGDILGRRRMFVIGVLVFALASLVGGFATSPAFLYAARVVQGVGGAIAAPAALSLVTTTFPEGQQRNRAFGIYAAMSGSGAAIGLILGGILTDLLSWRFVLFVNAPIGLLVALLAPRVLTEAPRRTGTFDLPGAVGVTAGVTVGVYGLTRTTTHGWSDPLTLLCLIGGVALLGLFLLREAMCREPLVPLWLFRNRDRGGANLIILAVAAAMFGVFYFLTLFVQGVLDYSPLQTGFAFLPVSIAIMVAAGVSGQVFGRFGAKPLLVIGPLLAAGALLWLSTLSADSSYPTLLLPTTVLFGFGVGISFVPLTAVAVAGVDAADAGLPSGLLNTTQQVGGAIGLAVLATVASTVANNHAADAASAAGATRLSPAELIEASVAGYADALLVGAGMCLAAMLAGLFMITSAAGRLESAGAAEGASQPVPGHV; this is encoded by the coding sequence ATGTCGACTCCACCCGACGCAGGGACAACGCCACCACCGCGGGGCACCGCCCCGGGGCGTTTCGGCCTCGCCCTGCTGGTCATCTGTGGGGCGCAACTGATGATCGTCCTCGACGCGACGATCGTGAACGTCGCGCTGCCGAGCATGCGTGACGATCTCGGGATCAGCGAGGTCAACCTGCCCTGGGTCCTGAACGCCTACACCCTCGCGTTCGGTGGCCTGCTGATGCTCGGCGCCCGGGCGGGCGACATCCTGGGCCGCCGCCGGATGTTCGTGATCGGTGTACTGGTGTTCGCCCTGGCGTCGCTGGTGGGCGGGTTCGCGACGAGCCCGGCCTTCCTCTACGCCGCCCGGGTTGTGCAGGGGGTCGGCGGCGCGATCGCGGCCCCGGCGGCACTGTCGCTGGTGACGACCACCTTCCCGGAGGGTCAGCAGCGCAACCGGGCCTTCGGCATCTACGCCGCGATGTCCGGATCGGGCGCCGCGATCGGCCTGATCCTGGGCGGCATCCTGACCGACCTGCTGTCCTGGCGCTTCGTCCTCTTCGTGAACGCGCCGATCGGCCTGCTCGTGGCCCTGCTGGCGCCGCGGGTCCTGACCGAGGCACCCCGACGCACGGGAACGTTCGACCTCCCCGGCGCGGTCGGGGTCACCGCCGGCGTGACGGTCGGCGTCTACGGCCTGACCCGGACGACCACCCACGGCTGGTCGGATCCGCTGACTCTGCTCTGCCTGATCGGCGGGGTCGCGCTGCTGGGGCTTTTCCTGCTCCGGGAGGCGATGTGCCGCGAGCCGCTGGTTCCGCTGTGGCTGTTCCGCAACCGGGATCGCGGCGGCGCCAACCTGATCATTCTCGCGGTCGCCGCGGCGATGTTCGGCGTCTTCTACTTCCTCACCCTGTTCGTGCAGGGCGTGCTCGACTACAGCCCGCTCCAGACCGGCTTCGCGTTCCTGCCCGTCAGTATCGCGATCATGGTAGCGGCCGGCGTCTCCGGCCAGGTGTTCGGCCGGTTCGGGGCGAAGCCGCTGCTGGTGATCGGCCCGCTGCTGGCGGCGGGGGCGCTCCTCTGGCTCTCGACCCTGTCGGCGGACTCGTCCTACCCCACGTTGCTGCTGCCCACGACGGTGCTGTTCGGCTTCGGGGTGGGCATCTCCTTCGTCCCACTCACCGCCGTCGCGGTCGCCGGCGTCGACGCGGCGGACGCCGGGCTGCCCTCCGGTCTGCTGAACACCACCCAACAGGTCGGTGGTGCCATCGGGCTGGCGGTGCTCGCCACGGTCGCCAGCACCGTGGCGAACAACCACGCGGCGGACGCGGCCAGCGCCGCCGGGGCGACCAGGCTCTCGCCCGCCGAGCTCATCGAGGCCTCGGTGGCCGGCTACGCCGACGCGCTCCTGGTCGGGGCGGGGATGTGCCTGGCAGCGATGCTCGCCGGGCTCTTCATGATCACATCGGCCGCCGGCCGGCTGGAGTCGGCCGGGGCCGCCGAGGGCGCGTCCCAGCCCGTTCCGGGTCACGTCTAG
- a CDS encoding peptidylprolyl isomerase, which produces MAEELYATVRTTQGDIEIRLFPDHAPKTVKNFVGLATGSREWTDPATGEKKTGVPLYSGTIFHRVIPNFMIQGGDPLGSGRGGPGYQFADEFHPDLQFNRPYLLAMANAGPGTNGSQFFITTAATDWLNRKHTIFGEVTRGTDVVDKIGKTPTGAQDRPKTDVVVQEIVVERRPA; this is translated from the coding sequence ATGGCCGAGGAGCTGTACGCGACGGTGCGCACGACTCAGGGCGACATCGAGATCAGGTTGTTCCCCGATCACGCGCCGAAGACGGTCAAGAACTTCGTCGGGCTCGCGACCGGGTCCCGGGAGTGGACCGACCCCGCGACCGGCGAGAAGAAGACCGGTGTCCCGCTGTACAGCGGGACGATCTTCCACCGGGTGATCCCGAACTTCATGATCCAGGGTGGCGACCCGCTCGGCAGCGGTCGGGGCGGCCCCGGCTACCAGTTCGCCGACGAGTTCCACCCCGACCTGCAGTTCAACCGCCCGTACCTCCTCGCGATGGCGAACGCGGGCCCGGGCACGAACGGCTCGCAGTTCTTCATCACCACGGCTGCCACCGACTGGCTGAACCGCAAGCACACGATCTTCGGTGAGGTCACCCGGGGGACGGACGTCGTCGACAAGATCGGCAAGACGCCGACCGGTGCGCAGGACCGCCCCAAGACCGACGTGGTGGTTCAGGAGATCGTCGTCGAACGCCGCCCGGCCTGA